The proteins below are encoded in one region of Pelagibacterium flavum:
- a CDS encoding DUF1489 family protein, producing MHIIKLCVGVSSVEELIEWRALRREQGFGRPDGLNVHRTRMMPKRADEIVGQGSLYWVIAGAIRARQVIADLKSETDGEGRSCCDIVMEPELIRTAPYPRRPFQGWRYLQPKDAPPDLARAGEDAPPEGMAEELAQLGLL from the coding sequence ATGCATATCATCAAGCTTTGTGTTGGCGTTTCCTCGGTCGAGGAATTGATCGAATGGCGGGCCCTGCGCCGTGAGCAGGGGTTCGGACGTCCCGATGGCCTTAACGTTCATCGTACGCGCATGATGCCCAAAAGAGCCGATGAAATCGTGGGGCAGGGATCGTTATACTGGGTTATTGCCGGTGCGATCCGGGCGCGGCAGGTGATTGCGGACCTCAAGTCTGAGACCGACGGGGAGGGCCGGTCGTGCTGCGACATCGTGATGGAGCCTGAACTGATCCGCACAGCGCCCTATCCGCGTCGCCCTTTCCAGGGCTGGCGCTATCTGCAACCCAAGGACGCCCCGCCCGATCTTGCCCGGGCAGGCGAGGACGCTCCGCCCGAAGGCATGGCCGAAGAACTGGCCCAACTGGGGCTTCTTTGA
- a CDS encoding PRC-barrel domain-containing protein: protein MDPRTDNGLRARDLDRRETGNLIGSDKVEGTAVYSLANDKIGTIERVMIDKLSGKVGYAVLSFGGFLGIGDDHYPIPWAKLTYDESLGGYRTDISKADLDNAPRYNADDDFEWNDRQRAMDIYTYYGVPPYWI, encoded by the coding sequence ATGGATCCGAGGACAGACAACGGCTTGCGGGCCCGCGATCTCGACAGGCGCGAAACCGGCAATCTGATCGGTAGCGACAAGGTCGAAGGCACCGCCGTTTACAGCCTGGCCAATGACAAGATCGGCACCATCGAACGGGTCATGATCGACAAGCTCAGCGGCAAGGTTGGCTATGCCGTTCTCAGCTTTGGCGGCTTTCTGGGCATCGGGGACGACCACTATCCGATCCCCTGGGCCAAGCTGACCTATGACGAGAGCCTTGGCGGCTATCGCACCGATATCTCGAAAGCGGACCTTGACAACGCGCCGCGCTACAACGCCGACGATGATTTCGAATGGAACGATCGTCAGCGCGCCATGGATATCTACACCTATTATGGCGTGCCGCCATATTGGATCTGA
- a CDS encoding division plane positioning ATPase MipZ — protein MQRSNAHVIVLGNEKGGSGKSTTAIHLAVHLLYEGFRVATIDADSRQHTLTTYVRNRREWSSAHGLSVPHSTHFHLPQGRGDSREKNADMEFEMFRQAVAEVERDVDYLIVDTPGFDTHLTRIAHSLADTLITPLNDSLIDLDVIAKVEPDSGTLIELGHYTRLVQRSRRERLAIDGRTIDWLMVRNRISTLNSRNTRLVRTGLENVADRVGCRVADGIAERVIFRSLFPIGMTVFDPLDEDALGGAPTMSHIGARQEYRLLLDALNLSGKRRSEAQPAQRGQRVLAGTV, from the coding sequence ATGCAGCGATCGAACGCGCACGTCATCGTTCTGGGCAATGAAAAGGGTGGCTCGGGTAAATCCACCACGGCGATTCACCTCGCCGTTCATCTGCTTTATGAAGGCTTTCGTGTTGCCACCATCGATGCCGACAGCCGTCAGCATACGCTCACGACCTATGTGCGCAATCGCCGGGAATGGTCCAGCGCCCACGGCCTTTCGGTTCCCCATTCCACCCATTTCCACCTGCCGCAGGGGCGAGGCGACTCGCGCGAAAAAAATGCGGACATGGAATTCGAAATGTTCCGCCAGGCGGTGGCTGAAGTGGAGCGGGACGTCGACTATCTGATCGTCGATACGCCCGGATTTGATACCCACCTCACGCGTATTGCCCATTCACTGGCCGACACGCTGATTACACCGCTCAACGACAGCCTGATCGATCTCGATGTCATCGCCAAGGTTGAGCCTGACAGCGGAACCTTGATCGAATTGGGCCATTATACGCGCCTCGTCCAGCGATCACGCCGCGAGCGTCTGGCCATCGACGGGCGCACAATCGACTGGCTGATGGTGCGCAACCGCATTTCCACGCTCAACTCGCGCAACACGCGGCTGGTGCGGACGGGGCTGGAAAACGTTGCCGACCGCGTCGGATGCCGCGTCGCGGATGGCATTGCCGAGCGCGTGATTTTCCGGTCGCTGTTTCCGATCGGCATGACGGTTTTCGATCCGCTCGACGAAGACGCTCTGGGTGGAGCGCCGACCATGAGCCATATCGGCGCGCGCCAGGAATACCGGCTGTTGCTCGACGCTCTTAATCTCTCTGGCAAGCGCCGGAGCGAGGCGCAACCGGCGCAGCGCGGCCAGCGGGTGCTGGCCGGAACGGTTTAG
- a CDS encoding SDR family oxidoreductase, producing MALEGRIALVTGGGSGLGRASALKLAAEGADIALLSRTMEEVDAVCLEITRLGRKALPLYADISDVADMQAAFDQITETFGRLDIVFANAGINGTWAPLEELTVEDWDKTNAVNLRGTFLTLHHAVPLMKEHGGSIIITSSINGTRTFTTAGASAYSTTKAGQLALTQMAALELAKHRIRVNAICPGAIESQIDQNTEQRNVEMAAEPAYYPDGDIPLTDGKPGKAEEIADLVCFLSSDSSRHITGTPIWIDGAQSLLV from the coding sequence ATGGCACTTGAAGGCAGAATTGCATTGGTCACCGGGGGCGGCTCCGGTTTGGGCCGGGCCAGCGCCCTCAAGCTGGCCGCCGAAGGCGCAGACATTGCCCTGCTTAGCCGCACGATGGAAGAGGTGGACGCCGTCTGCCTCGAAATCACCCGACTGGGGCGCAAGGCCCTGCCCCTCTATGCCGACATATCCGACGTCGCCGACATGCAGGCAGCGTTCGATCAGATCACCGAAACCTTCGGGCGGCTCGATATCGTCTTTGCCAATGCCGGAATCAACGGCACCTGGGCGCCGCTCGAGGAGCTGACGGTCGAAGACTGGGACAAGACCAACGCCGTCAACCTGCGCGGCACGTTCCTCACACTCCATCACGCCGTCCCGCTGATGAAGGAACACGGCGGCTCGATCATCATCACCTCTTCGATCAACGGCACCCGCACATTCACCACGGCCGGCGCTTCGGCCTATTCGACCACCAAGGCCGGTCAACTGGCGCTGACCCAGATGGCCGCGCTCGAGTTGGCCAAGCACCGCATCCGCGTCAACGCCATCTGCCCCGGCGCCATCGAAAGCCAGATAGATCAGAACACCGAACAGCGTAACGTGGAAATGGCGGCAGAGCCTGCCTACTACCCCGACGGCGATATCCCGCTCACGGATGGAAAGCCGGGCAAGGCCGAAGAAATTGCCGATCTCGTCTGTTTCTTGAGCTCGGACTCTTCGCGACACATCACCGGCACGCCCATCTGGATCGACGGGGCGCAGTCACTGCTCGTCTGA
- a CDS encoding serine hydrolase, with protein MPTLLRIDSARVPFVRFFLTVLIAAMAFAAVSAPAAAQSVPRAYAGIAVDAKTGQVLYQDNANDLRYPASLTKVMTLYILFQELEAGRLSLDSKLTVSAHAAAAVPTKLYVQRGSTISVENAIKALVTLSANDVARVIGENISGTESKFGERMTQTARALGMSRTTYKNASGLPDSGQVTTAADQATLARAVYLHFPHYYEYFQTRSFTYGSKTYGNHNALLGQNGVDGIKTGYINASGYNLMTAARSGNRHIVVIGLGFNTGAARNARVAELVRTYLPKARQGDYWREAMIPRPTLLGNGIAVASAGAAVPLNRLPPGRPVSLLPVITEEQAIQVASLSQDAPTPASNEPETIPFQIVSADDIPSRPGDNALDQATYVATGVMPSEAPVYPADDPIGAWIAESLQLGPQSGQILVPPAPIARPDGLSLDTMSTNSAATVPAGGWVVQVGAADSEGNAQQLLSQATQTYDQLANLRGYVETFERNGVLYYRARFAGFADRTQARTTCDALSEASINCLTVQG; from the coding sequence GTGCCGACCCTTCTGCGTATCGATTCCGCACGCGTCCCATTTGTGCGCTTTTTTCTCACGGTTCTGATCGCGGCGATGGCCTTTGCCGCCGTTTCGGCTCCGGCGGCAGCGCAAAGCGTCCCGCGCGCCTATGCCGGTATCGCCGTCGACGCCAAGACCGGCCAGGTCCTCTATCAGGACAATGCCAACGATCTGCGTTATCCCGCCTCGCTCACCAAGGTGATGACGCTCTATATCCTTTTCCAGGAACTCGAAGCCGGCCGCCTCAGCCTCGACAGCAAGCTTACGGTTTCCGCCCACGCCGCTGCCGCCGTCCCCACCAAGCTCTACGTGCAGCGCGGATCGACCATCAGCGTCGAAAACGCCATCAAGGCGCTGGTCACCCTTTCGGCCAACGACGTCGCCCGGGTCATTGGCGAGAACATCTCCGGCACTGAAAGCAAGTTCGGCGAGCGCATGACTCAGACGGCGCGCGCCTTGGGCATGAGCCGCACGACGTACAAGAACGCCTCTGGCCTTCCAGACAGCGGCCAGGTCACAACCGCGGCCGATCAGGCCACCCTGGCGCGCGCCGTCTATCTGCATTTCCCCCACTATTACGAATATTTCCAGACCCGCAGCTTCACCTACGGCTCCAAGACGTATGGCAACCACAATGCGCTGCTGGGCCAGAACGGCGTCGATGGCATCAAGACCGGCTATATCAATGCGTCGGGCTATAATCTGATGACCGCCGCCCGCTCGGGCAACCGCCATATTGTGGTGATCGGACTGGGGTTCAACACCGGCGCGGCCCGCAACGCCCGCGTCGCCGAACTGGTGCGCACCTACCTGCCCAAGGCCCGCCAGGGCGACTATTGGCGCGAAGCGATGATCCCGCGCCCCACCTTGCTGGGCAATGGTATTGCCGTGGCCTCCGCAGGTGCCGCCGTGCCGCTTAACCGCCTGCCGCCCGGTCGCCCCGTCAGTCTTCTCCCGGTCATCACCGAGGAACAGGCCATTCAGGTGGCTTCGCTCAGCCAGGACGCGCCCACCCCGGCGTCCAACGAGCCCGAAACCATCCCCTTCCAGATCGTATCGGCGGACGATATTCCGTCCCGCCCGGGCGATAACGCCCTCGATCAGGCGACCTATGTCGCAACCGGCGTCATGCCCTCCGAGGCACCGGTCTATCCCGCCGACGACCCGATCGGCGCCTGGATCGCCGAATCGCTCCAGCTCGGCCCGCAATCGGGACAGATCCTCGTGCCGCCCGCCCCGATCGCACGTCCGGACGGGCTGTCGCTCGACACCATGAGCACCAACAGCGCGGCGACCGTTCCCGCCGGCGGCTGGGTGGTTCAGGTCGGTGCCGCTGACAGCGAAGGCAATGCCCAGCAACTGCTGAGCCAAGCCACCCAGACATACGACCAGCTCGCAAATCTGCGCGGCTACGTCGAAACCTTCGAGCGCAACGGCGTTCTCTATTATCGCGCCCGTTTCGCCGGCTTTGCCGACCGCACCCAGGCCAGAACGACCTGCGATGCGCTTTCCGAAGCCTCGATCAACTGCCTCACGGTCCAGGGGTAG
- the clpS gene encoding ATP-dependent Clp protease adapter ClpS: MSAPSTGLELPHGGGVCARRDTLPAISAGPGDDDNKRDEGAGQTGVATKTRTKTKKPSLYRVLLLNDDYTPMEFVILILEEVFNKSREDATRIMLSVHNQGVGECGVYPYEVAETKVTNVMDAARRNQHPLQCVMEKQ, from the coding sequence ATGTCTGCCCCTTCTACCGGTCTGGAACTGCCGCATGGCGGTGGTGTTTGCGCGCGGCGTGACACGCTGCCTGCGATCTCGGCCGGCCCGGGAGATGACGACAACAAGCGGGACGAGGGCGCCGGCCAGACCGGGGTCGCAACCAAGACCAGAACGAAGACGAAAAAGCCGAGCCTTTATCGGGTTCTGCTGCTCAATGACGACTACACGCCCATGGAGTTCGTCATCCTCATTTTAGAAGAGGTCTTCAACAAGTCCCGGGAGGATGCGACGCGCATTATGCTGAGCGTCCATAATCAAGGTGTGGGGGAATGCGGGGTTTATCCATACGAGGTGGCCGAAACCAAGGTTACCAACGTCATGGATGCCGCGCGCCGAAACCAGCATCCGCTGCAATGCGTGATGGAAAAGCAATAG
- the clpA gene encoding ATP-dependent Clp protease ATP-binding subunit ClpA: protein MPSFSRGLEKALHQAMNLARERSHEFATLEHLLLALTEDRDTISVLTGCDVDIESLRADLEEFIDEELDSLVVPNGQDARPTAAFQRVIQRAVIHVQSSGREEVTGANVLVAIFAERESHAAYFLEQQDMTRLDAVNFISHGIAKSGRNADRPVRGAEEGGPGFEGEQERGGSGPQQSSALADFCVNLNEKARAGKIDPLIGRGIELERTIQVLCRRSKNNPLYVGDPGVGKTAIAEGLARRIVEGDVPEVLETAVIYALDMGSLLAGTRYRGDFEERLKAIMKELEKKDNVVLFIDEIHTVIGAGATSGGALDASNLLKPALASGAIRCIGSTTYKEYRQFFEKDRALVRRFQKIDVNEPTIPDAIEIMKGLRPYFEDYHKLKYTDDAIKAAVELSARYINDRKLPDKAIDVVDETGARQMLVTEDKRKKTIGVEDIEATVATIARIPPKSVSKSDTELLGNLEANLKRVVFGQDKAIDALSSAIKLARAGLREPEKPIGSYMFTGPTGVGKTEVAKQLADTLGVELLRFDMSEYMERHTVSRLIGAPPGYVGFDQGGLMTDGVDQHPHCVLLLDEIEKAHPDLFNILLQVMDHGKLTDHSGKQVDFRNVILIMTSNVGATELAKSPIGFGRVRQEGDDEEAINRMFTPEFRNRLDAIISFAPLPPSTVNRVVEKFILQLEGQLAERGITIELTPEASDWLAARGYDEKMGARPLGRVIQEYVKKPLAEEVLFGLLQKGGSVKVIVVGEGSEARLELVSVPPRPARPKAITGPKGGKKPARKSKPKDAEQNT from the coding sequence ATGCCTTCATTCTCTCGCGGTCTCGAAAAGGCGTTGCATCAGGCCATGAATTTGGCTCGGGAGCGCAGCCATGAGTTTGCGACCCTCGAGCACCTGCTGCTGGCGCTGACCGAGGATCGCGACACGATTTCGGTTTTGACCGGCTGCGATGTCGATATCGAGTCGCTTAGGGCCGATCTCGAAGAATTCATCGACGAGGAACTCGACAGCCTCGTTGTGCCCAACGGCCAGGACGCCCGTCCGACGGCCGCGTTTCAGCGCGTCATTCAGCGCGCGGTGATCCACGTTCAATCGTCCGGCCGCGAGGAAGTGACCGGGGCAAACGTGCTCGTGGCAATCTTTGCCGAGCGCGAAAGCCACGCTGCCTATTTCCTTGAGCAGCAGGACATGACCCGGCTCGACGCCGTCAACTTCATTTCCCATGGGATCGCCAAATCCGGGCGCAATGCCGATCGGCCCGTGCGCGGCGCGGAAGAAGGCGGGCCGGGATTCGAGGGCGAGCAGGAGCGCGGCGGGAGCGGGCCGCAGCAGAGTTCGGCGCTTGCCGATTTCTGCGTCAACCTCAATGAGAAGGCGCGTGCCGGCAAGATCGATCCGCTGATCGGGCGGGGTATCGAGCTCGAACGCACCATTCAGGTGCTTTGCCGCCGGTCCAAGAACAACCCGCTTTATGTGGGCGATCCCGGCGTGGGCAAGACGGCCATCGCCGAAGGTCTGGCCCGCCGGATCGTCGAGGGCGATGTTCCCGAGGTACTTGAAACCGCTGTGATCTATGCGCTCGATATGGGCTCGCTTCTGGCGGGCACGCGCTATCGCGGCGATTTCGAGGAACGCCTCAAGGCGATCATGAAAGAGCTCGAAAAAAAGGACAATGTGGTTCTTTTCATCGACGAGATCCATACGGTGATCGGCGCGGGGGCAACCTCTGGCGGAGCGCTGGATGCTTCGAATCTCCTCAAGCCTGCTCTGGCTTCGGGAGCGATCCGCTGCATCGGCTCGACCACCTACAAGGAGTATCGTCAGTTCTTTGAGAAGGATCGGGCGCTGGTGCGCCGGTTCCAGAAGATCGACGTCAACGAGCCCACGATCCCCGATGCCATCGAGATCATGAAGGGCCTGCGGCCCTATTTCGAGGATTACCACAAGCTCAAATATACCGATGACGCCATCAAGGCCGCCGTCGAGCTTTCGGCCCGTTATATCAACGACCGCAAGCTGCCTGACAAGGCCATCGACGTGGTCGACGAGACGGGTGCCCGGCAGATGCTGGTGACCGAGGACAAGCGCAAGAAGACCATCGGCGTCGAGGATATCGAGGCGACCGTGGCGACGATTGCGCGGATTCCACCGAAATCGGTTTCCAAGTCCGACACCGAGCTTCTGGGCAATCTCGAAGCCAATCTCAAGCGCGTTGTGTTCGGCCAGGACAAGGCCATCGACGCCCTCTCGTCGGCGATCAAGCTGGCGCGAGCCGGGTTGCGTGAGCCCGAAAAGCCCATCGGTTCGTATATGTTTACGGGCCCGACGGGTGTGGGCAAGACCGAGGTGGCCAAGCAACTCGCCGATACGCTCGGGGTGGAGCTTTTGCGCTTCGACATGTCCGAATACATGGAGCGTCACACCGTTTCGCGGCTGATCGGCGCGCCTCCGGGTTATGTCGGGTTCGACCAGGGCGGGTTGATGACCGATGGCGTCGACCAGCATCCGCACTGTGTGTTGCTGCTCGACGAGATCGAAAAAGCCCATCCGGACCTGTTCAATATCCTTCTGCAGGTCATGGATCACGGCAAGCTGACCGATCATTCGGGCAAGCAGGTCGATTTCCGCAACGTCATCCTGATCATGACGTCGAACGTGGGTGCGACCGAACTGGCGAAATCGCCCATCGGCTTTGGCCGGGTGCGCCAGGAAGGCGACGACGAGGAAGCGATCAACCGGATGTTCACGCCGGAGTTCCGCAACCGGCTCGATGCGATCATCTCGTTCGCGCCGCTGCCGCCGTCGACGGTCAACCGGGTCGTGGAGAAGTTCATCCTTCAGCTCGAGGGCCAGCTTGCCGAGCGTGGCATCACCATCGAGCTGACGCCCGAGGCCTCCGATTGGCTGGCGGCCCGCGGCTACGACGAAAAGATGGGCGCACGCCCGCTTGGTCGGGTGATCCAGGAATACGTCAAGAAGCCACTGGCCGAAGAAGTGCTGTTCGGTCTGTTGCAGAAGGGCGGATCGGTGAAGGTGATCGTGGTCGGCGAGGGCAGCGAAGCGCGGCTCGAACTGGTCTCGGTTCCCCCGCGTCCGGCACGGCCAAAGGCCATCACCGGACCCAAGGGCGGCAAGAAGCCGGCCCGGAAGTCCAAGCCCAAGGACGCCGAGCAGAACACCTGA
- a CDS encoding HIT family protein produces the protein MTAYDPDNIFGKILKGEIPSHKVYEDDNTLAFMDVMPQSRGHTLVIPKTGSRNLFDAEPQVLANLIQKTQRVAKAVMTAMDADGLRLAQFNEAPAGQTVFHLHFHIIPMYEGVPLRPHTGEMADQDELAAQAEKIRAAF, from the coding sequence ATGACTGCTTACGATCCGGACAATATCTTCGGCAAGATCCTCAAGGGCGAAATCCCGAGCCACAAGGTCTATGAGGACGACAATACGCTGGCCTTCATGGACGTAATGCCCCAATCGCGCGGGCATACGCTTGTCATTCCCAAGACCGGCTCACGCAATCTGTTCGACGCCGAGCCTCAGGTGCTGGCCAATCTGATCCAGAAAACCCAGAGGGTCGCGAAAGCCGTCATGACCGCCATGGATGCCGACGGACTGCGCCTCGCCCAATTCAATGAAGCCCCCGCCGGACAGACCGTATTCCATCTCCATTTCCACATCATTCCCATGTACGAGGGCGTTCCGCTCCGCCCCCACACCGGCGAAATGGCCGATCAGGACGAACTGGCCGCCCAGGCGGAAAAGATCCGCGCCGCGTTCTGA
- a CDS encoding GNAT family N-acetyltransferase: protein MSENSELTISVHPTTASIPSTTWNALASCGGGKPGNPFLEHAFFLALEESGCATGATGWQPQHILISRGDEPVGLMPLFLKSHSMGEYVFDHAWADAIQRAGGNYYPKLQSSVPFTPASAPKLLTADGSADTQTLLLQASEALAERLGASSVHATFVTSDEEAIAASANWLVRHDTQFHWTNDGFKTFDDFLDTLQSRKRKAIRRERREALIDGITCEWVTGSDLTETHWDAFYEFYMDTGARKWGRPYLNREFFSRITETMAESIVLMLARDGADYIAGALNFLGADTLYGRNWGAIREVPFLHFELCYYQAIDFAIAHGLTRVEAGAQGQHKLARGYAPATTRSIHHIVHPGLRRAVAEYLEDERRYIDLHNQELADYTPFRKG, encoded by the coding sequence GTGAGTGAAAATTCCGAACTGACGATCTCGGTTCATCCAACCACCGCCTCCATCCCCTCCACGACTTGGAATGCTCTTGCATCCTGTGGTGGAGGAAAGCCCGGCAATCCGTTTCTTGAACACGCGTTTTTCTTGGCACTCGAGGAGTCAGGATGCGCCACCGGCGCAACCGGCTGGCAGCCCCAGCACATCCTGATTTCGCGCGGCGACGAGCCCGTCGGGCTGATGCCGCTATTTCTCAAATCGCACTCGATGGGCGAATACGTCTTCGATCACGCCTGGGCCGATGCCATCCAGCGGGCCGGGGGAAACTACTACCCAAAGCTGCAGTCCTCGGTGCCGTTCACCCCGGCCAGCGCGCCGAAACTGCTGACGGCAGACGGCAGCGCAGATACCCAGACGCTGCTGCTGCAAGCGTCCGAGGCGCTGGCCGAGCGGCTCGGCGCATCATCGGTCCACGCGACCTTCGTGACCAGCGACGAAGAAGCCATCGCCGCCAGCGCGAATTGGTTGGTGCGCCACGACACCCAGTTTCACTGGACCAATGATGGGTTCAAGACGTTCGACGATTTCCTCGACACGCTGCAATCACGCAAGCGCAAGGCCATCCGCCGCGAGCGCCGCGAAGCGCTGATTGACGGCATCACCTGCGAATGGGTGACCGGGAGCGATCTGACCGAAACGCACTGGGACGCCTTTTATGAGTTCTATATGGACACCGGCGCCCGCAAATGGGGCCGACCTTACCTCAACCGCGAATTTTTCTCGCGCATCACCGAAACCATGGCCGAAAGCATTGTTCTGATGCTTGCCCGCGACGGTGCCGACTATATTGCCGGCGCGCTCAATTTCCTTGGTGCGGACACGCTTTACGGGCGCAACTGGGGCGCCATTCGGGAGGTGCCGTTCCTCCATTTCGAGCTCTGCTACTATCAGGCCATCGATTTCGCCATAGCGCACGGCCTGACGCGCGTCGAGGCGGGTGCTCAGGGCCAGCACAAGCTGGCGCGCGGCTATGCCCCCGCAACCACACGTTCAATCCATCACATCGTCCACCCCGGCCTTCGCCGCGCCGTTGCCGAATATCTCGAGGACGAGCGCAGATATATCGACCTGCACAATCAGGAACTGGCTGACTACACGCCCTTCCGCAAGGGTTAG
- a CDS encoding glycerophosphodiester phosphodiesterase family protein: MTDFPFNRPIAHRGFHDKANGIIENSRSAFAAAINRGFAIECDVQLTQDGEAVVFHDKDLARLTGQDGLVSEMTAQALCALPLTGSASGDTPIRFAEFLAGIAGQVGLVVEIKQQEYPEQTRLLAEKVFSEIAEYAGPLAFKSFDPLALSVLHQKGYRGPLGIITYDYKSHADHLQGAQKFVLRNTLHRAASHFTFISCERTALTAPMIRLRRAFGIKVMTWTVRSKAEAEAALQHADQIVFEGFDPEA; encoded by the coding sequence ATGACCGACTTTCCCTTCAACCGCCCCATCGCCCATCGCGGCTTTCACGACAAAGCCAACGGCATCATCGAAAATTCCCGATCGGCCTTCGCGGCGGCGATAAATCGCGGTTTTGCCATCGAATGTGACGTGCAGCTGACCCAGGACGGAGAAGCAGTGGTCTTTCATGACAAGGACCTGGCGCGGTTGACTGGCCAGGACGGTCTGGTTTCCGAGATGACGGCCCAGGCACTATGCGCGCTGCCGCTCACCGGCAGCGCCAGTGGCGACACCCCGATCCGCTTTGCCGAGTTTCTCGCGGGCATTGCCGGGCAAGTGGGTCTGGTCGTCGAGATCAAGCAGCAGGAATATCCCGAGCAAACCCGGCTGCTGGCCGAAAAGGTCTTTTCCGAAATCGCCGAATACGCAGGCCCGCTCGCCTTCAAATCCTTCGACCCTCTGGCGCTCAGCGTCCTGCACCAGAAGGGCTATCGCGGGCCGCTGGGCATCATCACCTACGACTACAAGAGCCACGCCGATCACCTCCAGGGCGCGCAGAAATTTGTTCTGCGCAATACCTTGCACAGGGCCGCCTCGCACTTCACATTCATATCATGTGAACGTACCGCATTGACGGCCCCGATGATCCGCCTGCGCCGGGCATTCGGCATCAAGGTGATGACTTGGACGGTGCGCTCCAAAGCCGAAGCGGAAGCGGCGTTACAGCACGCCGACCAGATAGTGTTTGAAGGATTCGATCCCGAAGCGTGA
- a CDS encoding RidA family protein encodes MTIEQKLNDLGYTLPTPSAPAASYVPVRQSGKLLFVSGQLSQGPDGLIKGCLGKDVDVAAGQKAAELCAINILAQVNTVVALSQVKAIQKLTVLVASTPDFNEQHIVANGASDLFIKLLGDTGKHARAAFGVASLPLGAAVEIDAIIEIE; translated from the coding sequence ATGACGATCGAACAGAAACTCAATGATCTGGGCTACACACTGCCCACCCCATCGGCCCCTGCAGCCAGCTATGTCCCGGTGCGCCAGTCGGGCAAGCTGCTGTTTGTATCCGGCCAGCTTTCCCAGGGACCCGATGGGCTCATCAAGGGCTGCCTTGGCAAAGATGTCGACGTAGCCGCCGGGCAGAAGGCTGCCGAGCTCTGCGCCATCAACATTCTGGCCCAGGTCAATACCGTCGTGGCGCTGTCCCAGGTCAAGGCCATCCAGAAACTGACAGTCCTCGTTGCCTCGACACCCGATTTCAACGAGCAGCATATCGTTGCCAATGGGGCTTCAGATCTGTTCATAAAACTGTTGGGCGACACGGGTAAGCACGCCCGCGCTGCGTTTGGCGTAGCCTCCCTTCCCCTTGGCGCTGCCGTCGAAATCGACGCCATCATCGAGATCGAATAG